The genomic window ACCATTAATATATTCATTGTATAAGATACTTACGGTTGTTCAACTTAATTAAGCTACAAAGCTAAATAAAAAATGAAGAATAAAATTATTCTTCATTTTCAATATTTAAATCAATATATTGTTTATTGTCTGATCCTTTCTCCCAACTCTTTCACGTATTTCTTAATCTCTTTATCGATTTTAGAAACATCCTTAATGGTATCACAAGCGTACATTACTGTTGAGTGATCTTTCCCGCCCATTTCAGCACCGATTTTGGTAAAAGTGGAATTGGTAAGCTCCTTGGCAAAGTACATCGCCAACTGTCTCGGAAGCGCAATCTCTCTCTTTCTTGTTTTAGATAAAAGCTGCTCTTTTTTAATTCCGAAGTAGTCGCACACCACATCCTGAATATAAGGGATATTGATAACTTTCTTCTGGGTCGCAGCGATCTTATTGATAGTCTCTTTCAATAAATCAAGACTCAGATCCGTTTTATATACCGTAGAATAAGCAATTACCGAATTAATGATTCCGATAAGCTCTCTTACATTTGTCTTTGCTTCTGCAGCCAGGAAATCAAGCATATCATCCGGAAGAACGATTCCATCTCTGCTCAGTTTATCTATGATAATTTTCTTACGGGTAGAAATATCTGGAGATTTGATCTCTGCGGAAAGTCCCCATTTGAAACGGGAAACAATCCTGTCCTGGATATCCATAATATCGGCCGGTGCTTTATCGGAAGTCAGGATAATCTGCTTTCCGTTCTGATGCAAATGGTCGAAGATATGGAAGAAGCTGTCCTGGGTAGCCGATTTTCCGGAAAGGAACTGGATATCATCAATGATCAGCACATCCACCATCTGGTAGAAATTTGCAAATTCTGTCTGCTTATGGGCTTTGGCTGCCGAAATAAACTGCTGGATGAATTTTTCGGAAGAAAGATAAAGAACGATTTTATCCGGGAACTGGCTTTTTACTTCCAGACCTACGGCCTGTCCCAGGTGGGTTTTCCCTACTCCGTAACCTCCATATAAAAATAACGGGTTGAAAGCGGTAGCACCGGGTCTTTTGGCAATCGATCTCGCTACGGTAGCTGCAAATTTATTACTTTCTCCTTCTATATAATTATCAAAAGAAAAATCTGATTTCAGGTTGGAATTGATATTTACTTTCTTAATTCCGGGAACAACAAAAGGGTTGACGATATTGGATGAAAAACCTTGCGGCATCGTCTCCTGTACTTTCGGGGTAGGCGTACTTTTACCTTTCATATTCATGGTAATCGGCTTGTCCACACCCGTAGGTTTGTTTTCGATTACAGAATACCATAACTTTACTCCTTTTCCGATATTTTTTTTCAGGGCAGCCGAAAGAAGGGACAAGTAATTATCCTCTATATATTCCTTGTAAAAATCACTCGGGACGATCAGCGTAAGGTTATTGTCCACCAACGAAAGCGGTTGCACCTTATCGAACAAAAGGTCGAAAGATTTTTCAAGTTTTTTAAGGTCAGAACTATCTTCAGCTGCGTTAAGATTATCGCGCATGAACTGAAGGCACCTCTGCCATATCATCATTAAATTTTCATCCATATATTATGCCCCGATTAATTCTTTTGTTAGTATTGTTTTTAGAAGGATGACAAAGGTCCATAATTTTTATTTTAAAAAAAAATATTGCACTTATTGATTATTTAAAAATATATTTGTATGTATAAATAAGCTACTAGCATGATACACACAACACACTCATTACGAGTACGTTACGGAGAGACAGACCCCATGAAATACGTCTACTACGGCAACTACGCAGAGTACCTCGAAATTGGAAGGGTAGAACTCTTCCGTAGCATTGGGATGTCATATAATGAGATTGAAAATCAAGGAATTTGGCTGCCTGTTTCAGAGTATAAAATTAAGTATTTAAAGCCTGCGTTTTATGATGAAAAATTGGAAATCCATACCTACATAAAAAAAATTCCAGGCGTAAAAATTGAGTTTGAATATGAAATTTTTAACGAAAAAAATATAAAAATTACCGAAGCTGCCACTACCCTCTTTTTCCTGGATGCCCAAACCAATAAAGTCATCAAATGCCCGGACTATCTCATGGAGCTGATTGAGGCTCACTGGAATAAATAATTTAAACTTAAGGCCGGAAGAGGGAAGCTGGATGCCGGAAGTTTCTTTTGTTACTATATTACTATCAACCTTTACTATTAGATTAAATGGTTATATTCTATCAATGGAAAGCTTTATTTAAAATTTCTGAACGCTTCCGTATTTTTACTTTTTTCATCATTAAATTACTTTGAATAAAAGATTTATGATTGAATTAACATTAAATAAGTCTGTAATTTAGCCATCAGAAAACGCTGAACAGAAAGAATATACTTACCTTGCATTCTTTTCAGCATATTATCATTTAAAAGAAAGATTTCATGAAGATCGCATTTTTAGGCCCGCATGCCAGTTTTACCCAGCTTGCCGCCAGCCAGCTTTTCCCGGAGGAAGAACTTTTGCCGCAGGGCAATATTTTAGACTGCTTCCATGCTGTTGAACGCGGAGAAGTAGATAAAGCTGTTGTTCCCCTGGAAAATTCAATTGAGGGAACGGTTTCCATGACATTGGATTACCTGTATAAAACTCCGGGCATCAGGATTGAAGCGGAAGCTGTTATGCCGATTGCCCATCACCTGATGGTTTATCCCGGCTGCGATACCGAACATCTGGAGAAAATTTATTCCCATCCGCAGGCATTGGCGCAGAGCTTTCATTTTCTGGATTCCCATTTTAAGGAAATTCCGAAACAGGAATATTCTTCAACGGCAGCAGCAGCGAAACATATTTCCGAAAACCCGGACCGAAACCTGGCGGCCGTCGCCAACCAGTTTGCGGCAGATCTCTACGGCCTGCAGATCATTCACCGCAATATCCAGGATATTGAGCAAAACCATACCAGATTTATTATTATATCAAAACAACAAGAAGAATATACCAATGATGCCCTGGAGATCCTGGGTGAAAAATCAGGATTGCTGATCACCCTCCCGGAAGACCATGCCGGAGGGCTTCACCAGGTGCTTTCTGTCTTCGCCTGGCGGAAGATGAACCTCAGCAAAATAGAATCCAGAACCCTGAAAACGGGACTTGGAAATTATTTCTTTTTCATCACCATTGTCGGCAAATGGGAATCGGCCTTGCACCAAAACGCCCTGGAAGAATTGGCAGCTTTGGGCACTGACACCGGCTTTTTAGGAAATTACAAGGAATTCCTTTTAAAAAGCTGACAAAATTTCTCATCAGACAATATGAATCCCAACCTCTTCAATATACGGTTAAAATAATTCAATTTTTTGATTATGATTCTAATCAATTTTAAAGCCCTGTTCATATCCCATGAACAGGGCTTTAAAATCATATCCTATTTTCATATTTCTCTAATTATGGATAAATATTATTTTATAGAAATAAATCAACATAAAAACATTATATAATCAATATTATTACTAATAAAGCTAAAAAAAACTAAAAAAATTTAATTAAAAATGATATTTTGCATAATATTTGATGCAATATTTTGTGAAAAACTATCTGAGAATAAACCTCTAACTAAATTAAATTTTTATGAACATGAAAACTAAAATTTGCAGTGCCATTTTAGCTTTAATGGCACTTCCTTTTGCGGCTCAGAACGGAGTGGGTATCAACACCACTACCCCGCAGGCTACCCTGGATGTGAACGGAAATTTAAAAATCCGGCAGGCTCCGACAGCAGCGTCCACCACAGGATACCAGATCCTGGCCATTAATCAGAACACAGGTGGAGACTTTGAGGTATCACAGGTAAACCCTCAGCTTATCGCAGACCTGGCGACTCAGGGAGGAACAACCGGCGTGGCGGCATCCGTCTACTCTGCCCGCAAAACATCCGGAGTTACCTTGGTTTCTTTAGGGATTTTCCCTACAGGATTCAGATCGGTAAACTTCGTCAACGCGGAAAGAACCGTAGGTTCTACTGCTGTATTTTCGGACGTGGACAATACGTACACCGTACCTAGTACTGGTGTATACGCTATCGGATTCAATTTCCGGTACGGTACGGGGATTCAGGCCGCTTTATTAACCAATTCCCCGGGCGTAGGGTTGGTAAGAACCAGAAACGGAGTATCTACGCTGATCGACAGCAGATCTTTCAGTGGAGCAAATTTAGGACTTCTCAGTCTGACAATTTCAGAATCGAATGTGAATTCCCTGTATCCTTTACAGGCAGGCGATAAGATTTCTTTCGGTCTTACCGGATCTTCATTGCTGGATGGTAATATACTAGGTACCAGTACAAGTTCTTTCTATATTTATAAAGTATCAAACTAAATTTATTTTATCAAAACAAATTTTTTACAATTTAATTACTAACCGTGTTAATCACTATATCTTAATTTTAATCCATTATACCATGTATAGTGGATTAATTTTTTATTGCTGTAAACATTTGATTATATTTGATAACCTAATGATTTGAAATGGCGTACGCAATCATCACTATAACCATACTGGTAATCTGTATTTTCAACAATTACAATGAAAGAATCAGGAAACTGGAACGGGAAATTGCCGAACTGAACCGTAAAATAAACGAAGAAGGTTTGTCCAGATATTCCGGCGTAGCTGAAGAAACTGCTGATCCTGCTATAATTACAGAAACACAGAAAATTCCTGTACTTTCAGTTTCAAGCACAACGGAAAATAAGGTTCCACAGGAAAAAGATTGGCTTGCACCGGTATTCGAATTTTTAAAGCAGAATGCCTTAACTATTATCGGGATTTTCACATTGGTCCTCGGCATCGGCTATTTCGTGAAATATGCGATCGACAAAAACTGGATTGGTGAGACATCTCGGGTCGGCATCGGATTTCTGGCAGGTGCCTTGATCATGGGAACCGGCCATTTTCTCCGGAAAAACTACGCAGCATTTGCTTCCATCATTACCGGAGGCGGGATTGCCGTTTTGTATTTTACGATCACCATCGCTTTCCGGGAATACCATTTGTTTTCACAAACAACTGCTTTTTCAGTTACTTGTTTCATAACCTTACTGTGTATTGTGCTTTCGTACTCCTACAATAGCGAAATCCTGAATATTTTTTCTTTATTCGGAGGGTTTCTCGCTCCTCTCATGATCAGCTCAGGGGAAAGCAATTACTTTTTTCTTTTCACCTATCTTACCGTCTTAAACATCGGGATGCTGGCTGTAGTCTATCTTAAAAACTGGAAAAGCGTAGGCTGGATCTCCTTTATTTTTACGGCGGTGTACCTTGCTTCCTGGACGGCGGACCAAACGCAAATACAGAGCGTCTACTTTTACATTGTTACTTATATTATCTTCTATCTGTTTGCCTTACAGAATTATTTTAAGAAAAACACACTGCTTCCTTATGATATTCTCATGCTTGTGCTGATCAACTTCACGGGCATTACCGGACTGGTCTATATTTTTGAAACTTTGAGATATGAACCGGTGATTATTTTTCCTGTAATTTTTGCACTGGTAAACCTGGGCTTGCTGTACAGGGAATATTCAAAACAGAACTTCGGAATTAACTATTCCGTTTTCGCAGGGATTACAGTAAGCCTTTTTACCGCTGCCGTTGCTTTACAGTTCAAGACCCATTTAATAACGAGCGTTTGGGCGATTGAAGCTACCCTTCTGCTGTTTATCTGGAAAAAAACAAATCTCAGTATTTTTAAAATATGCTTTTATATTCTGTTTCCCCTGGTGATTATTGCCCAGCTGGTTACGTGGGCCGAATATTTGGATGCTAAGAATCTTCCTATAATTTTCAACCCTATATTCCTGACAAGTGCAGTAACGGTGATCACCACTTTTGTAAACTTAGTACTGCTGAGAAAACTGTCAGATTTTAAGGATGAAAACAGCAGTTTATTTGAAAACGCTTTCACTATAATCAGCTATAGTGTGATTTATGTTGCCCTTTTGCTGGAAATCGTTTACCAGATCTCAGAAAAGCCCTGGATTGTTATTTTCAGTACCGCGATGCTATACAGCCTGTATTTTGTTTTTATCATTTTATTATTCAGAAAAAAACTCGAGATCAATACCATTCTCGAAGCAGTGCTTCTTTATGTATTTTTTGCACTGATTATTTTTAATACATTGATTTCCGGCACGGGAATCGTGTCGGATCATCTTTTACAACTAGTCCCTTTTGCCTTTTATGTGATGTACCTTTTGTATTGGATTCCGTTTATTGTTGTACTGCTGACCATTTTGCCACGATCGGGTTTCCTGAAAATAAAACTTTCGTATTGGTGGGTTTCCCTGGCCATCGTTACAGCCATTAGCGGTGAACTGTATAATATGTATATTCTTTTCAATGCCGGAAACATTTCAGATCTGTCTCCGCTGACCAAACATTTTAGCCTTCTGTACCTCCCGATTATCTGGGCAGTGCTGGCAAGCGCTTTCCTTTACAAAGGCTTAAAAAGTGACGTTGCGGAATACAGCAAGATCGGCTTTGCGCTTATTGCGGTGATGATTTTTAAACTCTATTCCTACGACGTATGGAAAATGGATAATGTGTCGAGGATTACTGCCTTTATTATTCTCGGAATCATCTTATTGCTAAGCTCATTCCTGTTCCAAAGAATCAAAAGAATGATAAGGAACATGGTGGAAAAAAAAGATGAAAACACTGATTCTGAAGAGATAACAAACTAAAGTATTTCCGGATGATATTCATATTATTATAAAATTTTGTTTACATTTTGCAAAAAATACCTATATTTATCACGTTTTTAATAGTTACTTATTCCAAACCATTATGAAAAAATTATTCTACTCTTTTTTATTATTGTCTTCAGCAACGCTTTTTGCTCAGAAGAATACCTCGACACGTTTTGCAGTTGCCAATGATATTGTTGGAACAGTAGATATGTTCAGTACAAACCTTAAAGGTTATGTACAGAGCTCGCGTACTTTTAAATCGGCAGCTGAACTTCCTCAAAATCTGAAAAAGTTCAATGCGATCGCAGCAAACGGATTGGTAGAATATAAACTAAAAGCTGGATTAGGCACTTTGGACCGATTGGCTTTGTCTGATCTTAACGCACAATACAATCTGGCTAAAAACACTCCTGTATTAATCGACGGGTATGAATTTGCCAATACGGACACCCTGGTATACGGAGACCTGCTGAGCAATGTTCAGGTGGTTGACAACAAAGGAAGCAAAGCAGTTTCTGTAATGACAAAAAAGTAATCGCTTAAAACCTATAAATGAAAGGATACTCAGTTGAGTATCCTTTTTCCTTTTAATATTTACCGTTCCATTTCTTTTTCAGTTCCTCGTAGATTT from Chryseobacterium sp. SORGH_AS_0447 includes these protein-coding regions:
- the dnaA gene encoding chromosomal replication initiator protein DnaA, which gives rise to MDENLMMIWQRCLQFMRDNLNAAEDSSDLKKLEKSFDLLFDKVQPLSLVDNNLTLIVPSDFYKEYIEDNYLSLLSAALKKNIGKGVKLWYSVIENKPTGVDKPITMNMKGKSTPTPKVQETMPQGFSSNIVNPFVVPGIKKVNINSNLKSDFSFDNYIEGESNKFAATVARSIAKRPGATAFNPLFLYGGYGVGKTHLGQAVGLEVKSQFPDKIVLYLSSEKFIQQFISAAKAHKQTEFANFYQMVDVLIIDDIQFLSGKSATQDSFFHIFDHLHQNGKQIILTSDKAPADIMDIQDRIVSRFKWGLSAEIKSPDISTRKKIIIDKLSRDGIVLPDDMLDFLAAEAKTNVRELIGIINSVIAYSTVYKTDLSLDLLKETINKIAATQKKVINIPYIQDVVCDYFGIKKEQLLSKTRKREIALPRQLAMYFAKELTNSTFTKIGAEMGGKDHSTVMYACDTIKDVSKIDKEIKKYVKELGERIRQ
- a CDS encoding thioesterase family protein, producing MIHTTHSLRVRYGETDPMKYVYYGNYAEYLEIGRVELFRSIGMSYNEIENQGIWLPVSEYKIKYLKPAFYDEKLEIHTYIKKIPGVKIEFEYEIFNEKNIKITEAATTLFFLDAQTNKVIKCPDYLMELIEAHWNK
- the pheA gene encoding prephenate dehydratase, yielding MKIAFLGPHASFTQLAASQLFPEEELLPQGNILDCFHAVERGEVDKAVVPLENSIEGTVSMTLDYLYKTPGIRIEAEAVMPIAHHLMVYPGCDTEHLEKIYSHPQALAQSFHFLDSHFKEIPKQEYSSTAAAAKHISENPDRNLAAVANQFAADLYGLQIIHRNIQDIEQNHTRFIIISKQQEEYTNDALEILGEKSGLLITLPEDHAGGLHQVLSVFAWRKMNLSKIESRTLKTGLGNYFFFITIVGKWESALHQNALEELAALGTDTGFLGNYKEFLLKS
- a CDS encoding DUF2339 domain-containing protein — its product is MAYAIITITILVICIFNNYNERIRKLEREIAELNRKINEEGLSRYSGVAEETADPAIITETQKIPVLSVSSTTENKVPQEKDWLAPVFEFLKQNALTIIGIFTLVLGIGYFVKYAIDKNWIGETSRVGIGFLAGALIMGTGHFLRKNYAAFASIITGGGIAVLYFTITIAFREYHLFSQTTAFSVTCFITLLCIVLSYSYNSEILNIFSLFGGFLAPLMISSGESNYFFLFTYLTVLNIGMLAVVYLKNWKSVGWISFIFTAVYLASWTADQTQIQSVYFYIVTYIIFYLFALQNYFKKNTLLPYDILMLVLINFTGITGLVYIFETLRYEPVIIFPVIFALVNLGLLYREYSKQNFGINYSVFAGITVSLFTAAVALQFKTHLITSVWAIEATLLLFIWKKTNLSIFKICFYILFPLVIIAQLVTWAEYLDAKNLPIIFNPIFLTSAVTVITTFVNLVLLRKLSDFKDENSSLFENAFTIISYSVIYVALLLEIVYQISEKPWIVIFSTAMLYSLYFVFIILLFRKKLEINTILEAVLLYVFFALIIFNTLISGTGIVSDHLLQLVPFAFYVMYLLYWIPFIVVLLTILPRSGFLKIKLSYWWVSLAIVTAISGELYNMYILFNAGNISDLSPLTKHFSLLYLPIIWAVLASAFLYKGLKSDVAEYSKIGFALIAVMIFKLYSYDVWKMDNVSRITAFIILGIILLLSSFLFQRIKRMIRNMVEKKDENTDSEEITN